In Candidatus Desulfofervidus auxilii, one genomic interval encodes:
- the trpS gene encoding tryptophan--tRNA ligase, which translates to MEKRVLSGMRPTGKLHLGNLHGALTNWKRLQEEYECFFFVADWHALTSEYQETNFIKEFIWEMLIDWLSVGLDPNKSTLFIQSKLPEHAELHLIFSMITPIPWLERNPTYKEQIKELVEKDLNTYGFLGYPVLQAADILIYKANFVPVGVDQLPHVEITREIARRFNYLYKEVFPIPEPILTEMPKILGIDGRKMSKSYHNAIYLSDPPKVIREKTLQMFTDKTRLRKTDPGHPDICNVFSFHKLYTSPEKVSQIEEDCKKARIGCVECKKLLAENLINGLAPLQEKRQYYQGHLEELKNIIDAGIKKARSVATTTLGEAKEAIGI; encoded by the coding sequence TTGGAAAAAAGAGTTTTAAGCGGTATGCGCCCTACAGGTAAGCTTCATTTAGGTAACCTTCATGGGGCATTGACCAATTGGAAACGATTACAAGAGGAGTATGAATGTTTCTTTTTTGTTGCTGATTGGCATGCCTTAACCAGTGAATATCAAGAAACAAATTTTATCAAAGAGTTCATTTGGGAAATGTTGATAGATTGGTTAAGTGTGGGCCTTGATCCCAATAAATCTACTCTTTTTATTCAGTCTAAATTACCTGAACATGCAGAACTACATTTAATTTTTTCTATGATTACTCCTATCCCCTGGTTGGAAAGGAATCCTACCTATAAGGAACAAATAAAAGAATTGGTGGAAAAGGACTTAAATACCTATGGCTTCCTTGGCTATCCAGTTCTTCAGGCTGCAGATATTCTAATATATAAGGCCAACTTTGTGCCTGTAGGTGTGGACCAATTGCCCCATGTGGAAATAACCCGTGAGATTGCCCGTAGGTTCAATTATTTATATAAAGAAGTCTTTCCTATTCCAGAACCTATCCTAACAGAAATGCCTAAGATATTAGGCATTGATGGTCGTAAGATGAGCAAGAGTTATCATAATGCCATTTATCTATCTGACCCTCCAAAAGTGATAAGAGAGAAAACACTCCAGATGTTTACAGATAAAACGCGTTTAAGAAAAACAGACCCTGGTCACCCTGATATCTGTAATGTCTTTTCTTTCCATAAACTTTATACATCACCTGAAAAAGTAAGTCAGATAGAGGAAGATTGCAAAAAAGCCCGTATAGGTTGTGTGGAGTGTAAGAAATTGTTGGCTGAAAATCTGATTAATGGTTTGGCCCCTCTACAGGAAAAACGGCAATATTATCAGGGGCATTTAGAGGAATTAAAGAATATTATTGATGCAGGTATAAAAAAGGCGCGTTCAGTCGCTACTACTACTTTAGGAGAGGCCAAAGAAGCTATAGGAATTTAA
- a CDS encoding potassium channel family protein codes for MRVAIFGLGIFGSNVAKSLFEKKHEVIAIDRRKDLVQKAQEYTTQAIVADCTERELLKNLGLDKVDLAIVSLGSNLSASILLVLYLKELGVEQIIVKAINEDHQKILQLVGANKVVFPERDAAIKLAASVDTPNLVDYLPLSEDYQVMEIVAPQAFKDKTLGELDLRRRYGIQVIAVREAGSEQVNLLTSAEFKIKEGDMLIILGRTEDIEKFKKMAGG; via the coding sequence ATGAGAGTAGCTATATTCGGTCTGGGTATCTTTGGAAGTAATGTAGCCAAATCACTTTTTGAAAAAAAACATGAGGTCATTGCCATCGATAGAAGAAAAGACTTGGTGCAAAAGGCACAGGAATACACTACTCAAGCCATTGTTGCCGATTGCACTGAGCGAGAACTGTTGAAAAATTTGGGTTTGGATAAAGTAGATTTAGCAATAGTAAGTTTAGGTAGCAATCTCAGTGCCAGTATCTTATTAGTGCTTTATTTAAAAGAACTAGGGGTGGAACAAATTATTGTCAAGGCCATAAACGAAGACCATCAGAAGATATTACAATTAGTAGGGGCAAATAAGGTAGTTTTCCCAGAACGGGATGCCGCCATAAAGTTAGCAGCTAGTGTAGATACTCCAAATCTAGTAGACTACCTTCCTCTTTCAGAAGACTATCAAGTAATGGAGATAGTTGCTCCTCAGGCATTTAAGGACAAAACCTTAGGTGAGTTAGACCTTCGCCGTCGCTACGGCATTCAAGTAATTGCTGTGAGAGAAGCAGGATCAGAACAGGTTAATCTCCTGACCTCGGCTGAATTTAAAATCAAAGAAGGAGACATGCTGATTATCTTAGGACGTACTGAAGATATAGAAAAATTCAAAAAAATGGCAGGTGGTTAA